From the Gemmatimonadota bacterium genome, one window contains:
- a CDS encoding tetratricopeptide repeat protein produces the protein MGVDAVEQRADVRPNIARGREAFGRGDYVTALDEFSGVVEQQPQYADVHQLMGLCLCLLGQPEAGLQSFGHALRINPNYVEALLNKAITLSELGEFEAATESFEAARQSEYAGAGRFSSAVANRLAEAHAELGDRYLEAGDVEEALRQFGRAVDLRPTYPDLRTRLAEAYLRSGDLDAAERELDRAVEERPAFVRARAARGLLYLRRGERDRARREWIRCQGDAPDDALVRAYLSILEAARA, from the coding sequence ATGGGAGTTGACGCCGTGGAGCAGCGGGCCGACGTGAGGCCCAACATCGCCCGGGGCAGGGAAGCGTTCGGCCGTGGTGACTACGTGACCGCGCTGGACGAATTCAGCGGCGTCGTGGAGCAGCAGCCCCAGTACGCGGACGTCCATCAACTCATGGGACTCTGTCTCTGCCTGCTCGGACAGCCGGAGGCGGGACTCCAGTCTTTTGGCCACGCTCTGCGCATCAACCCGAATTACGTGGAGGCCTTGCTCAACAAGGCGATTACGCTGAGCGAGCTGGGCGAATTCGAGGCCGCGACCGAGTCCTTCGAAGCCGCCCGGCAAAGCGAGTACGCGGGCGCTGGGCGTTTTTCGAGCGCAGTGGCCAACCGCCTCGCGGAGGCGCACGCCGAGCTGGGCGATCGCTACCTCGAGGCGGGCGACGTGGAGGAAGCCCTGCGCCAGTTCGGGCGAGCGGTGGATCTGCGCCCGACCTATCCGGACCTGCGCACGAGACTGGCGGAGGCGTATCTGAGAAGCGGCGACCTGGACGCAGCAGAGCGGGAGTTGGATCGCGCCGTCGAAGAGCGACCCGCGTTCGTGCGTGCGCGCGCGGCGCGCGGCCTCCTGTACCTGCGCCGGGGCGAGCGGGATCGGGCCCGCCGGGAGTGGATTCGCTGTCAGGGTGACGCACCCGACGACGCACTGGTCCGTGCCTATCTGTCCATTCTGGAAGCCGCGCGGGCGTAG